The proteins below come from a single Iocasia fonsfrigidae genomic window:
- a CDS encoding chemotaxis protein CheW: MENAPEKEKAVEDAAQNQLVIFQLGDEEYAVDIKQAKEIIKLPKITKVPNTPDYVRGVVNLRGQIVPVVDLRDRFSISSTSKKERIITVEVRDSLIGLVVDAVNEVFWYNLDELEPSPEVEGGIKQEFIKGVVKRGERLLVLVDLESLLFENSLQHDSRASV, translated from the coding sequence ATGGAAAATGCTCCTGAGAAAGAAAAAGCTGTAGAAGATGCTGCACAAAACCAACTGGTTATATTTCAGCTAGGTGATGAGGAATATGCAGTTGATATTAAACAGGCAAAAGAGATTATTAAGTTACCCAAGATAACAAAGGTGCCTAATACACCCGATTATGTCCGTGGGGTTGTTAATCTAAGGGGTCAGATTGTACCTGTTGTTGATTTGAGGGATAGGTTTAGTATTTCCAGTACTTCTAAAAAAGAAAGGATTATTACAGTTGAGGTGCGTGATTCTTTGATCGGGCTGGTGGTTGATGCTGTTAATGAGGTTTTCTGGTATAATCTGGATGAGCTTGAACCATCACCTGAGGTTGAAGGTGGAATAAAACAGGAATTTATTAAGGGTGTTGTCAAACGCGGTGAACGCTTGTTGGTTCTGGTAGACCTGGAGAGCCTTTTATTTGAAAATAGTTTACAGCATGACAGCCGGGCTTCTGTTTAG
- a CDS encoding chemotaxis protein CheA has translation MENNNQYLQMFFDESAEYLQLLNENVLLLEESPDDEEIINAVFRAAHSVKGMSATMGFDRLTDLTHKIENILAKVRNKELSINEDIIDLLFAGLDYIKSLVEDIRSAGEENTDVSAYLQELDNCLNHSNDVIDDKGDLRSDGDLAYSSYLKLNEEEEKNIANKMKDTDCVYNIEVILDKSCLLKNVRGYMVLKKAQEIGYLAKSNPTQKEIEDEDFGDSIYIILVSTLDSESIIKEFKNIVDVAEVKIDLNDLKSTRKVETSVSNKKKTSSKNEKKKKTSLSNMQVSPTVRVDINKLDNLMNMVGELLINKTRLEGLNIKTDIYQDIIQQLDRVTMDLHHIVMQIRMVPIGGIFNRFPRMVRDLSKELNKEINLMIEGADTELDRSIIDELADPLMHIIRNSADHGVETPEVRKAKGKAFEGVILLNAYQKGSEIIIEVEDDGKGIDVDMLTEKALEKGIITVEDIEDMDEKDKLQLVFHPGFSTSEKVTDVSGRGVGMDVVKRVVESLDGQVYIESEKDVGTRFTISLPLTLAITQALMVKIDDEIFAIPLGTISETIMIKPDEIQQVRGQDVIILRDTTIPLVEGSRQLNLNVEYGQYINKEEIPAVIINSGEKQIGLIVDELLNQQEIVIKSLGNYLINIKNISGATIVGDGDVALILDVRNIA, from the coding sequence ATGGAAAATAATAACCAATATCTTCAGATGTTTTTTGATGAATCTGCTGAATATCTTCAATTATTAAACGAGAATGTTTTATTATTAGAAGAAAGCCCGGATGATGAAGAGATTATTAATGCTGTCTTCAGGGCTGCCCATTCAGTTAAGGGAATGTCTGCAACTATGGGGTTTGATCGTTTGACAGACCTTACCCATAAAATAGAAAATATACTGGCTAAGGTTCGTAATAAAGAATTAAGTATTAATGAAGATATTATTGACCTTTTATTTGCAGGACTGGACTATATTAAATCTCTAGTAGAAGATATACGCAGTGCTGGTGAAGAAAATACAGATGTTAGTGCTTATTTGCAGGAATTAGATAATTGTCTTAACCATTCAAATGATGTAATCGATGATAAAGGTGATCTTCGATCAGATGGAGATTTAGCTTATTCTTCTTATTTAAAATTAAATGAGGAAGAGGAAAAAAATATTGCAAATAAAATGAAAGATACTGATTGCGTTTATAATATTGAGGTAATCCTTGATAAAAGTTGTTTATTGAAAAATGTACGTGGTTATATGGTTTTGAAAAAAGCCCAAGAAATTGGTTATCTTGCCAAATCTAATCCGACTCAAAAAGAGATTGAAGATGAGGATTTTGGTGATTCAATTTACATAATTTTAGTATCAACCCTTGATAGTGAATCAATAATTAAAGAATTTAAAAACATAGTAGATGTTGCTGAGGTTAAGATTGACTTAAATGATCTAAAAAGTACAAGAAAAGTTGAAACTAGCGTAAGTAATAAGAAAAAAACTAGCAGTAAAAATGAAAAAAAGAAGAAAACTAGTCTTTCTAATATGCAGGTTTCACCAACTGTTAGGGTAGATATAAATAAACTCGATAATTTAATGAATATGGTAGGGGAATTACTGATCAATAAAACCCGTTTAGAGGGTCTAAATATTAAAACTGATATTTATCAAGATATAATTCAACAGTTAGACCGGGTTACAATGGACCTTCATCATATTGTTATGCAGATCAGGATGGTACCTATTGGAGGTATTTTTAATAGATTCCCAAGGATGGTAAGAGACTTATCAAAAGAACTTAATAAGGAAATTAATTTAATGATCGAAGGTGCTGATACAGAACTAGACCGCTCTATTATTGATGAACTAGCTGACCCATTAATGCATATAATACGAAATTCAGCAGACCATGGTGTTGAAACACCTGAGGTAAGAAAAGCAAAAGGCAAAGCCTTTGAAGGTGTAATCCTTTTAAATGCCTATCAAAAGGGTAGTGAAATAATAATTGAAGTTGAGGATGATGGTAAGGGCATTGATGTAGATATGTTAACTGAAAAGGCCCTGGAAAAGGGGATAATAACTGTTGAAGATATTGAAGATATGGATGAAAAGGACAAATTGCAGCTTGTTTTTCATCCTGGATTTAGTACTTCAGAAAAGGTTACAGATGTCTCTGGTCGAGGAGTAGGAATGGATGTAGTAAAACGGGTTGTGGAATCACTTGATGGACAGGTGTATATAGAATCTGAGAAGGATGTTGGCACTAGATTTACTATTTCACTCCCTCTTACTCTGGCGATAACTCAGGCTCTGATGGTAAAGATAGATGATGAAATATTTGCTATTCCATTAGGAACTATAAGTGAGACAATAATGATAAAACCTGATGAGATACAGCAGGTCAGGGGACAGGATGTAATTATATTAAGAGATACTACTATACCTCTTGTAGAGGGTTCACGTCAGTTGAATCTGAATGTAGAATATGGTCAGTATATTAATAAAGAAGAGATTCCAGCAGTTATTATTAATTCTGGCGAAAAACAGATTGGTTTAATTGTAGATGAATTACTCAATCAGCAGGAAATTGTTATAAAGTCACTGGGTAATTACCTGATAAATATAAAAAATATTAGTGGTGCAACAATTGTTGGTGATGGTGATGTGGCTCTGATTCTGGATGTACGGAATATAGCATAG
- a CDS encoding response regulator, with the protein MDKKVLIVDDAAFMRMMIKNILVEDGFEIAGEAENGKEAIELYKELEPDLVTMDITMPDMDGIEAVKEILKIDKDARVIMCSAMGQQAMVIDAIQAGAKDFVVKPFKPDRVLSAIRKIFNEL; encoded by the coding sequence ATGGACAAGAAAGTCCTTATAGTAGATGATGCAGCATTTATGAGGATGATGATTAAAAATATATTAGTTGAAGATGGGTTTGAAATTGCTGGGGAAGCTGAAAATGGTAAAGAGGCTATTGAATTATATAAGGAATTAGAGCCAGATTTAGTTACTATGGATATTACCATGCCTGATATGGATGGTATTGAAGCTGTTAAAGAAATTTTAAAAATAGATAAAGATGCCAGGGTGATTATGTGTAGTGCTATGGGGCAGCAGGCAATGGTGATAGATGCTATTCAGGCCGGGGCTAAAGACTTTGTTGTTAAGCCTTTTAAACCAGACAGGGTTTTATCGGCTATACGAAAAATATTTAATGAATTATAA